A genomic stretch from Methanomassiliicoccales archaeon includes:
- a CDS encoding cysteine hydrolase — protein MSVIGLTRAVIVVDMINDFVYGKFGSERARGIIPSISRLLETARTKGYLIIFTRDAHKTDDPEMKIWGEHAMKGTSGSEVIPDLNIQKGDHVIEKSTYSSFFNTELDSVLKRHSVDEVIIVGVTTDICVRHTAADAFFRGYKIIIPKECVQTISDEIQEKALDEMRRLYRAEIWDLERVIA, from the coding sequence ATGTCGGTGATCGGTTTGACAAGAGCTGTTATTGTTGTCGATATGATCAACGATTTTGTTTATGGTAAATTTGGGAGTGAGAGGGCAAGGGGAATCATACCCTCCATATCTAGACTTCTTGAAACTGCTCGCACGAAAGGTTATCTCATCATTTTTACGAGAGATGCCCATAAAACTGATGATCCCGAGATGAAGATTTGGGGCGAACATGCGATGAAAGGAACATCAGGTTCCGAAGTCATTCCTGATTTGAACATCCAGAAGGGCGACCATGTAATCGAAAAATCAACGTACAGTTCCTTTTTCAATACAGAATTGGACAGCGTCCTCAAACGGCATAGTGTTGATGAAGTCATCATCGTCGGCGTGACAACGGATATCTGTGTTCGCCACACGGCAGCTGACGCTTTCTTCAGAGGTTATAAGATCATCATTCCAAAAGAATGCGTCCAAACGATTTCCGACGAAATTCAGGAAAAAGCGCTTGACGAAATGAGGAGACTGTATCGCGCGGAAATTTGGGATTTGGAAAGGGTGATCGCCTGA
- a CDS encoding CoA transferase subunit A, producing the protein MGIFVERNKLTTLEEAAKIVKDGDIVAIGGGLCLREPIAMLHELIRQGRRNLHIVGTAHGFDVDLACGGGIVGTVEETHVSFEQDFGLAPNYRRACESGAVKIKESCCNTIINQLRAAEFGMPFVPMRSIKGSDEIRFHPEYKEFTDPFTGKRVILVPALEPDVAIIHVNKADVHGNVKIEPPYVADVLFMRASKKVIVTAEEILPEEEMKKIGPTIPYYEITAVVHVPFGAHPTSCYPYYAYDRAHIAEYMRAASAGPEVFKKNYLDKYIFGVKSHADYIERVGGEAKMQLLASWKESHEKWMELFTYE; encoded by the coding sequence ATGGGCATTTTTGTTGAGAGAAATAAACTGACAACACTCGAAGAAGCGGCAAAAATCGTCAAGGACGGAGACATTGTTGCAATTGGCGGTGGTCTGTGTCTCAGAGAACCAATTGCCATGCTGCACGAACTCATAAGACAGGGGCGGCGCAATCTTCACATCGTTGGTACAGCGCATGGGTTCGATGTAGATCTTGCTTGTGGTGGTGGGATCGTCGGGACTGTTGAGGAGACTCATGTGAGTTTTGAACAGGATTTCGGACTTGCACCAAACTACAGGCGTGCTTGCGAGAGCGGCGCTGTCAAGATCAAAGAGAGCTGCTGTAACACGATCATCAACCAGCTTCGTGCCGCAGAATTCGGAATGCCTTTTGTGCCTATGAGGAGCATTAAGGGAAGCGACGAAATCAGATTCCATCCTGAATACAAGGAATTCACCGATCCATTCACAGGCAAAAGAGTCATTCTCGTGCCAGCCCTCGAACCTGATGTTGCCATCATTCATGTTAATAAAGCCGACGTGCACGGTAACGTGAAAATCGAGCCTCCTTATGTCGCCGATGTTCTCTTCATGAGGGCGTCCAAGAAAGTTATCGTAACAGCCGAGGAAATTTTGCCAGAAGAGGAAATGAAAAAGATAGGACCGACAATTCCTTATTATGAGATCACCGCGGTCGTTCACGTTCCGTTTGGAGCACACCCAACAAGCTGTTATCCCTATTATGCATATGATAGGGCGCATATTGCGGAATACATGCGGGCAGCTTCGGCTGGGCCTGAGGTTTTCAAGAAGAATTACCTTGACAAGTACATCTTTGGCGTAAAATCGCATGCTGACTATATTGAGAGAGTTGGTGGGGAAGCAAAAATGCAGCTACTAGCTTCGTGGAAGGAAAGCCACGAGAAATGGATGGAGTTGTTCACATATGAGTAA
- a CDS encoding nicotinate phosphoribosyltransferase, with the protein MKKFFSASDEEILEGLTTDVYFTRTMEVLKAKGMLSQYALSEFTAGDLPNNWKWGVFCGLEEIVRLMEGKKIDLWGIPEGTVFRARTTRGVRVPVLTINGPYSEYCIYETPMLGLMCHSSGIATMAARCKKAAGNRFVISFGIRRMHPAICPAIDRAAFIGGCDAVSSLLGAETIGEEPRGTMPHALIIMFGDQRTAFKAFDEVVDERIPRVALIDTYSDEKEEAIMACESIKKLWAVRLDTPGSRKGSFPELIREVRWEMDIRGYKHVKIIVSGGIDEKVIPSLVAAGADGFGVGTSISNARTIDFAMDIVEKDGRPVAKRGKYGGRKYLFRCDHCLEYEVTASKEEVPKCARCQDEMRLAEIPIILDGKRVYEERSPKEIRSYVLKQLEKVELE; encoded by the coding sequence CTGAAGAAATTCTTTTCAGCCTCTGATGAAGAAATTCTCGAAGGCTTGACAACCGACGTATATTTCACGAGAACAATGGAAGTCCTCAAAGCAAAAGGGATGCTGAGTCAGTATGCTCTCTCCGAGTTTACAGCAGGTGACCTTCCCAACAACTGGAAGTGGGGAGTTTTCTGCGGGCTGGAGGAAATCGTTAGGTTGATGGAAGGCAAAAAAATCGATTTGTGGGGTATTCCAGAAGGAACAGTTTTCAGAGCGCGCACAACGAGAGGTGTTAGGGTACCTGTTCTCACAATCAACGGTCCGTATTCGGAGTATTGCATTTACGAGACACCAATGCTTGGCTTAATGTGCCACTCGAGTGGCATCGCTACGATGGCAGCACGTTGTAAAAAAGCTGCTGGAAATCGATTCGTCATCTCTTTCGGCATCAGGCGGATGCATCCTGCGATCTGCCCCGCTATTGATAGAGCAGCCTTCATCGGAGGATGCGATGCCGTTTCATCGCTTCTCGGAGCGGAGACCATTGGTGAGGAACCGCGTGGAACAATGCCCCACGCCTTGATCATCATGTTCGGCGACCAAAGAACGGCTTTCAAAGCGTTCGATGAGGTTGTTGATGAAAGAATTCCGCGCGTCGCTCTGATCGATACTTACTCAGACGAGAAAGAAGAGGCTATCATGGCTTGTGAGTCAATAAAGAAACTATGGGCAGTTCGTCTTGATACGCCTGGCTCAAGAAAAGGATCGTTCCCTGAGCTGATCAGAGAAGTGCGATGGGAAATGGATATCAGAGGATACAAGCATGTCAAGATCATCGTCTCAGGAGGGATCGACGAAAAGGTAATCCCCTCGCTTGTGGCAGCTGGCGCGGATGGATTCGGCGTCGGAACGAGTATCAGCAATGCGAGAACGATCGATTTTGCCATGGACATTGTTGAAAAAGATGGTCGACCAGTAGCGAAGCGCGGGAAATATGGCGGAAGAAAGTATCTGTTCAGATGTGATCATTGTCTTGAATATGAGGTCACGGCATCAAAAGAAGAGGTTCCGAAGTGCGCAAGATGCCAGGATGAGATGCGATTAGCGGAAATTCCAATCATTCTCGATGGTAAGAGGGTTTACGAAGAAAGGTCGCCGAAAGAGATCCGGTCTTATGTGCTCAAGCAGCTTGAAAAGGTTGAACTCGAGTAG
- a CDS encoding acyl CoA--acetate/3-ketoacid CoA transferase subunit beta, whose product MSNGFEVGIDELFVVNVARTIRDRSTVFHGVSSPIPMVAMYFAKLTHAKDMVYFGGVSSAVDPNPPFLPYTTNDWVMIQGRTAMVTVDKIFDLAQRGELDRSFFSGAQIDKYGNQNVSLIGTPEKCKIKFPGGAGGCNLSADCVNYTIWTTRHRVQRKKDRVIYTLVEKCDFITNVGHVTPYGNRRDLDLVGNGPDWVVTELGVFDFDPETKVMRLRYLYPDTTVETILENTEFRPVIHPDVRIMDMPTREEIELIRQIDPLKVRQLEFQPEELKRKFYI is encoded by the coding sequence ATGAGTAATGGGTTTGAGGTCGGGATTGACGAGCTTTTCGTTGTTAACGTCGCAAGAACGATCAGAGATAGGAGTACGGTTTTTCACGGGGTTTCATCTCCGATCCCGATGGTTGCCATGTATTTTGCCAAGCTAACACACGCAAAGGACATGGTCTATTTCGGGGGTGTTTCGAGTGCGGTCGATCCGAACCCACCGTTTCTTCCGTATACAACGAATGATTGGGTTATGATTCAGGGCAGGACCGCGATGGTGACAGTCGACAAGATCTTTGATCTAGCACAAAGAGGAGAACTTGATCGATCCTTCTTCAGCGGTGCACAGATCGACAAGTATGGGAATCAAAATGTCAGTTTGATTGGAACCCCAGAGAAATGCAAGATAAAATTCCCTGGTGGAGCAGGTGGTTGTAACCTTTCGGCCGATTGCGTTAATTACACGATCTGGACGACGAGGCATCGTGTTCAGAGAAAGAAGGATAGAGTGATCTACACGCTCGTCGAAAAATGCGATTTCATTACAAACGTCGGACACGTGACGCCCTACGGGAACCGTCGTGATCTCGATCTGGTCGGCAACGGTCCTGACTGGGTTGTGACTGAACTCGGCGTTTTCGATTTTGATCCCGAAACGAAGGTGATGCGATTGCGCTATCTCTATCCAGATACGACTGTCGAGACGATTTTGGAAAACACGGAGTTTCGACCGGTCATACATCCAGATGTAAGAATTATGGATATGCCTACCAGAGAAGAAATTGAATTGATCCGTCAGATCGACCCGCTGAAGGTAAGACAGTTGGAATTTCAGCCAGAAGAGTTGAAAAGAAAATTCTATATCTGA
- a CDS encoding serine hydroxymethyltransferase — MKEDAFWIREQVKAHCKWFEESLPMIASENIMSPLAQEMMISDFHGRYAEGMPGKRYYQGNEFVDRVELKSMEIAKRLFKCSFVDVRPISGTVANLAIIYALTKPGDLISSCALANGAHISMAPFGAVGLRGLRTVEYPWNAKDMNIDIDGTRKLLLETRPVVAQFGLSLFLFPAPLKELNDVFQEIGCVVWYDGAHVLGLIAGGKFQDPLREGAHVITASTHKTFPGPNHGIILAEGITEEMEKKIRRAVFPGVTSSHHLHAMAALGVTLAEEEAFGAEYAKQTIRNAKALGEALYELGMDVLCPHLGFTESHTLAVDVSKFGGGERVARDLELANIITNKNLLPGDESPLRPSGIRLGTQELTRVGMRESEMKEIAKLIWKVAAKKAKPEAVKAEVKELKKSFTKIRYCFGEGQEAYAYRDLF, encoded by the coding sequence ATGAAGGAAGATGCATTCTGGATACGCGAACAAGTAAAAGCACATTGTAAATGGTTTGAGGAATCTCTTCCGATGATCGCATCGGAAAATATCATGAGTCCTCTTGCTCAGGAGATGATGATTTCTGACTTTCACGGGCGATATGCTGAGGGTATGCCTGGCAAGAGGTACTACCAGGGTAACGAATTTGTTGATCGTGTTGAACTCAAATCAATGGAAATTGCCAAGAGACTCTTCAAGTGTTCATTCGTCGATGTTCGTCCAATCTCAGGAACTGTTGCCAATTTGGCCATAATTTATGCGTTGACTAAACCAGGGGATCTCATCTCATCATGTGCCCTTGCAAACGGTGCTCATATTTCAATGGCTCCTTTCGGTGCCGTGGGATTGAGGGGGTTGAGAACTGTTGAATATCCTTGGAATGCGAAGGATATGAACATCGATATCGACGGAACGAGAAAATTGCTGCTGGAAACCAGACCAGTCGTTGCCCAATTTGGTTTGTCTCTCTTTCTGTTCCCCGCGCCGCTGAAAGAATTGAATGATGTTTTCCAGGAGATCGGATGCGTCGTCTGGTACGATGGAGCTCATGTTCTTGGTCTCATCGCGGGCGGGAAATTTCAGGACCCGTTGCGTGAGGGTGCTCATGTCATCACAGCAAGCACTCACAAAACTTTCCCAGGACCGAATCACGGGATCATTCTTGCGGAAGGAATTACCGAGGAGATGGAGAAGAAAATCCGCAGGGCGGTGTTTCCAGGCGTAACAAGCAGTCATCACCTACACGCGATGGCAGCATTGGGCGTGACGCTCGCTGAAGAAGAGGCTTTTGGTGCAGAATACGCGAAGCAAACGATTAGAAATGCAAAGGCACTTGGCGAAGCACTATATGAACTAGGTATGGATGTACTTTGTCCTCATTTGGGGTTCACCGAGTCTCACACTTTGGCCGTCGACGTTTCGAAATTCGGTGGAGGCGAGCGGGTCGCCAGGGATCTCGAATTGGCGAACATTATCACGAATAAGAACTTGTTGCCTGGCGACGAAAGTCCGCTGAGGCCAAGTGGAATCAGGCTCGGCACTCAGGAATTAACGAGAGTTGGCATGCGTGAAAGCGAAATGAAGGAGATTGCGAAATTGATCTGGAAAGTCGCTGCGAAAAAGGCTAAGCCAGAAGCCGTGAAGGCGGAGGTCAAGGAATTAAAGAAAAGTTTCACGAAAATCCGTTACTGTTTTGGGGAAGGCCAAGAAGCCTACGCGTACAGAGATCTTTTCTAG
- a CDS encoding DUF835 domain-containing protein, whose product MAKAESEKPDLILLDITMPDLDGWSVLRELKQKGITNQTKVIMLTATTDVSTDIFGLQDVVTGYIRKPFNNKELADRLKAVFEETPEVLIQEAEKESKKKIGFFGKLRGARQIPSGMEKPTSSAMRYELKKGFSYLVKEKKPKKSFEIFVDQVRHNIQGLCISRQHPEIIRKTWGLEKTPIIWLSNQVGKVYINPTNISILSDTIIRFIEKSGESIVLIDGIEFLVISNDFNKTLRMIHHVTEAVMEYKSRLLISIDPRAFDARELALLERNMEIIDAMEE is encoded by the coding sequence TTGGCTAAAGCGGAATCGGAGAAGCCGGATCTCATTCTCTTAGATATCACCATGCCCGATCTTGATGGTTGGAGTGTTCTTAGGGAATTAAAGCAAAAGGGAATCACAAACCAGACAAAGGTCATTATGCTAACAGCGACGACCGATGTCAGCACGGATATTTTCGGTCTGCAAGACGTTGTGACGGGCTATATTAGAAAACCATTTAACAATAAGGAACTCGCAGATAGACTGAAAGCTGTTTTCGAAGAAACACCAGAGGTTCTGATCCAGGAAGCAGAGAAAGAATCAAAGAAAAAGATCGGCTTTTTTGGAAAGTTGCGCGGAGCACGTCAGATCCCGAGCGGAATGGAAAAGCCAACGAGTTCTGCGATGCGCTACGAGCTTAAGAAGGGATTTAGCTATCTGGTCAAGGAAAAAAAGCCGAAGAAATCATTCGAGATTTTCGTCGACCAGGTCAGACACAACATACAGGGATTATGTATTTCAAGACAGCATCCCGAAATCATAAGAAAGACGTGGGGTTTGGAAAAGACGCCGATTATCTGGCTGAGCAATCAGGTAGGTAAGGTTTACATCAATCCCACAAACATCAGCATTCTGAGTGATACGATCATTCGGTTTATCGAGAAAAGCGGGGAGAGTATTGTTCTTATTGATGGGATTGAGTTTCTCGTTATCAGCAACGACTTCAATAAAACCTTAAGGATGATTCATCATGTCACGGAAGCAGTTATGGAATATAAATCAAGACTACTTATCTCGATCGACCCACGAGCTTTCGATGCACGGGAACTTGCACTGCTAGAAAGGAACATGGAGATTATCGATGCGATGGAAGAATAG
- a CDS encoding Lrp/AsnC family transcriptional regulator, protein MIDEKDRAILEELKKDSRRSTKSIAKIVNMPRATVHERIRKMCEKGLIRNFTIVPDYSKLGEPILVFILVTFLPNPRISQRELAQQIAGLVGVMEVHLISGEYDILLKVRGKSMEEIGSLVIDKLRQIEGVGRTITCASFATVKEEL, encoded by the coding sequence ATGATCGATGAGAAAGATCGAGCAATTCTCGAAGAATTGAAAAAGGATTCAAGAAGGAGCACAAAATCGATTGCGAAGATCGTCAACATGCCAAGGGCGACAGTTCATGAAAGAATCCGGAAGATGTGCGAAAAAGGGCTAATTCGCAATTTCACCATCGTTCCCGACTATTCAAAACTAGGAGAGCCAATTTTGGTATTCATCCTCGTCACCTTCTTGCCAAACCCAAGAATCTCGCAAAGGGAACTCGCCCAGCAGATTGCGGGATTAGTGGGGGTGATGGAAGTTCATCTCATTTCGGGTGAATACGACATATTACTAAAGGTAAGGGGAAAATCGATGGAAGAAATCGGATCTCTCGTGATTGATAAACTCAGGCAGATTGAGGGCGTTGGAAGGACGATCACCTGTGCATCTTTTGCGACTGTGAAGGAAGAATTGTGA
- a CDS encoding nucleotidyltransferase domain-containing protein — translation MEKIENDDLPMHIKEVYLFGSFLKGKVEPHDIDILLIYDSDRTAKKYEYIDKKGRPRWRMTALRRSPSKLRAHLKKNAERTVDLSICPSLEEFKKDLAKELDCCLKIWSETDRDWKAKLNDHFLRDRKVD, via the coding sequence ATGGAAAAGATCGAAAATGATGATCTTCCAATGCATATTAAGGAAGTATATCTTTTTGGTAGCTTCCTTAAAGGAAAGGTAGAACCTCACGATATTGACATTCTCCTCATATATGATTCAGATAGGACAGCAAAAAAATATGAATATATCGATAAAAAAGGTCGCCCGCGATGGCGAATGACAGCTTTGAGAAGATCTCCTTCCAAGTTAAGAGCACATCTTAAGAAAAATGCAGAACGAACTGTCGACCTCTCAATATGTCCATCGCTCGAGGAATTCAAGAAGGATCTCGCAAAAGAACTCGATTGTTGCCTTAAAATTTGGAGCGAAACAGATAGGGACTGGAAAGCAAAACTCAATGATCATTTTCTTCGCGATAGAAAAGTGGATTGA
- a CDS encoding TIGR00269 family protein: MARCSKCNKKAITFIRYNGTHLCKDHFIEYVEKRVKAEVRKQIDLDRVKHVSVALSGGKDSTVALSTLKNILHVRKDITLSAITVDEGIDGYRPLTLSRAKELTKSLEVPHFIVSFRNEFGIDMDGIAKSVKKRTPCSYCGVLRRRCINRIAKQEGVDVIATGLNLDDTAQSILMNFTRGDIERLARLGPHVKIQPGLVPRIQPLRSIPEKENYLYALLKELPFSDDECPYAERALRNEYREIINKLEDRSPGTRHAILSSYDAILPALRDLFPPASMKECRCGEPTINGKCMTCELLEEIRKEMT, translated from the coding sequence GTGGCTCGATGTTCAAAATGCAATAAAAAAGCGATAACATTTATTCGATATAATGGCACGCATCTCTGCAAAGATCATTTCATTGAATATGTTGAGAAGAGAGTTAAAGCTGAAGTAAGAAAGCAGATCGATTTGGACCGCGTGAAACATGTGTCAGTTGCTCTCTCCGGAGGCAAAGATAGCACAGTTGCGTTGTCCACATTGAAGAATATACTTCATGTCAGAAAAGATATCACATTGAGCGCGATAACAGTTGACGAGGGAATCGATGGATACAGGCCACTCACACTTTCTAGAGCCAAAGAATTGACGAAATCACTTGAAGTGCCTCATTTCATCGTTTCCTTCAGAAACGAATTCGGTATCGACATGGATGGGATTGCAAAATCTGTGAAGAAGAGAACACCTTGCTCATATTGTGGCGTGCTGAGGAGAAGATGCATAAATAGAATTGCAAAGCAAGAAGGGGTTGATGTGATCGCCACGGGACTTAATCTGGATGACACGGCTCAATCGATCCTTATGAATTTCACAAGGGGCGATATTGAGAGACTCGCAAGACTCGGTCCCCATGTCAAGATTCAGCCGGGTCTCGTTCCACGGATTCAACCACTGAGATCCATCCCAGAAAAAGAAAATTATCTGTATGCGTTGCTTAAAGAATTACCGTTTTCAGATGATGAATGCCCCTACGCTGAGAGAGCTCTAAGAAATGAATACAGAGAGATCATCAACAAGTTGGAAGACAGAAGCCCAGGAACGAGGCACGCGATTCTTTCAAGCTATGACGCAATCCTGCCAGCACTTCGAGATCTCTTCCCACCCGCCTCGATGAAAGAATGCAGATGCGGTGAGCCTACGATTAACGGAAAATGCATGACATGTGAACTACTTGAGGAGATTAGGAAGGAAATGACCTAG
- a CDS encoding replication factor C small subunit, which produces MKEIWIEKYRPKSLKEVIGQQEIVERLQSYSESGNLPHLLFAGPAGTGKTTCAIALAKELFGDAWRENFVELNASDERGIEVVRGKIKEFARTAPIGDASFKIIFLDEADALTPEAQAALRRTMERYSKTCRFILSCNYSSKIIEPIQSRCAVFRFRPLKAEDVKKYLKIIAKNEVLKITDDALDAIAHIAQGDMRKAINSLQVAASISKDVTVDIIYQTAGMARPEEVRHLLETALAGDFMEARNLLDELMVQYGLSGEDIIKQIHRTFFDLQIPEIEKVRLIDKTGEIEFRIVEGSNERIQLESLLAHLVLVGKIGSND; this is translated from the coding sequence ATGAAAGAAATTTGGATCGAGAAGTACAGGCCGAAGTCGCTGAAGGAAGTTATCGGTCAGCAAGAGATCGTCGAGCGACTGCAGTCTTATTCTGAATCTGGCAATCTACCTCATTTACTCTTTGCTGGTCCAGCAGGTACAGGGAAAACGACGTGTGCGATCGCCCTTGCAAAGGAGCTCTTTGGTGATGCCTGGCGAGAGAATTTCGTTGAACTCAATGCTTCCGATGAGAGAGGAATCGAGGTCGTTCGAGGGAAAATCAAAGAATTTGCTAGAACCGCACCAATTGGCGATGCGAGTTTCAAGATTATATTTCTCGATGAAGCGGATGCACTGACGCCAGAAGCACAGGCCGCGCTAAGAAGAACGATGGAACGATACAGCAAGACCTGCCGTTTCATCCTTTCGTGCAATTACTCCTCAAAAATCATTGAACCGATACAGTCGAGATGTGCAGTCTTCAGATTTCGTCCACTCAAGGCTGAAGATGTAAAGAAGTACTTGAAGATCATCGCGAAGAATGAAGTGCTTAAAATCACGGACGACGCTCTGGATGCAATTGCCCACATCGCGCAGGGGGATATGAGGAAAGCGATCAATTCCCTGCAGGTGGCGGCCTCAATCAGCAAGGATGTAACGGTTGATATCATCTATCAGACTGCAGGAATGGCAAGACCCGAAGAAGTCAGGCATCTGCTCGAGACCGCCCTTGCTGGTGACTTCATGGAGGCCCGGAATCTCCTCGACGAACTCATGGTTCAGTATGGTTTGTCGGGCGAAGATATCATCAAGCAGATTCACAGAACCTTCTTTGATCTGCAGATACCCGAAATTGAAAAAGTTCGGTTGATCGACAAGACTGGAGAAATTGAATTCAGGATTGTTGAGGGTAGTAATGAAAGGATACAGCTCGAATCCCTCCTTGCACATCTCGTTCTTGTTGGCAAAATTGGATCAAATGATTAA
- a CDS encoding 50S ribosomal protein L40e — protein sequence MARFKEAEERLLNKKICMKCYARNAIRATRCRRCGYSGLRVKSKESKKKA from the coding sequence ATGGCGCGCTTCAAAGAGGCTGAGGAAAGGCTCCTCAACAAAAAGATTTGCATGAAATGTTACGCACGAAATGCAATAAGGGCAACAAGGTGCAGACGATGTGGGTATAGTGGCCTTCGTGTTAAATCCAAGGAAAGTAAGAAGAAGGCTTGA
- a CDS encoding OsmC family protein, with product MQETEFVLSVELIENYKFRVRFGSDKIADIIVDEPAPLGSGTYPNAGKLLAAAVGSCLCASLAFCLRKARAELKSMAAEVRTTVKRNEKGRLRVTEINVKIAPEVNSESKLRRCADIFEDFCIVSQSVRNGIPVRVNINPLFYREENDH from the coding sequence ATGCAGGAAACCGAATTTGTGTTGAGTGTAGAGCTTATCGAGAACTACAAATTCCGTGTTCGATTTGGATCTGACAAAATAGCGGATATCATTGTCGATGAGCCTGCACCGCTGGGGAGTGGCACTTATCCAAATGCTGGAAAATTGCTTGCTGCTGCTGTTGGGAGCTGCCTCTGCGCAAGCTTAGCATTTTGCCTCAGGAAAGCGAGGGCCGAATTGAAGTCGATGGCAGCAGAGGTTCGAACAACGGTGAAGCGTAACGAGAAAGGAAGATTGCGTGTGACCGAAATCAATGTTAAAATTGCCCCTGAGGTTAACAGTGAATCAAAGCTTCGTCGCTGCGCCGATATCTTCGAAGACTTCTGCATCGTTTCTCAAAGTGTCAGAAACGGCATTCCGGTCAGGGTTAATATCAATCCACTTTTCTATCGCGAAGAAAATGATCATTGA
- the eno gene encoding phosphopyruvate hydratase, which produces MIDSRIVRVSAREILDSRGNPTVEVEVRTRGCAARAAAPSGASTGTHEAVELRDGGRRYDGKGVLKAVENVNKIIAPRLEGMDVTCQCDIDRLLIDLDGTPNKSHLGGNAITAVSLACAKAGAMVTGVELHEYLGKGSNILPVPLMNIINGGKHAGGNLRIQEFMIVPAGLRSFSEALRAGAEVYHSLRSLLKNRYGSVAINVGDEGGFAPPLNTTNEALDVLIKAIDSAGYVPGKDVYLAVDSAASEFFFNGFYEFDGKRFDDNEIVEFYESLVSRYPIISLEDPVEENSFGTMARLTRKIGNSVQVVGDDIFVTNVERLGRGITEGAGNALLLKVNQVGTITESFEAANLAFRSGYNVVVSHRSGETEDTSIADIAVALGCGQIKTGAPARGERTAKYNRLLLIEELLGSRSRFLGVDAIRKSKDSLR; this is translated from the coding sequence ATGATCGATTCAAGAATTGTCAGAGTTTCAGCGAGAGAAATACTCGATTCTCGAGGTAATCCAACGGTTGAGGTTGAAGTAAGGACGAGAGGCTGTGCGGCGAGGGCGGCTGCGCCATCTGGTGCTTCGACTGGGACGCATGAAGCCGTTGAACTGCGCGATGGCGGGCGTCGATACGATGGCAAGGGCGTTTTGAAAGCTGTTGAGAATGTTAATAAGATCATTGCACCGCGTCTCGAAGGCATGGATGTAACCTGTCAGTGTGACATTGACCGCCTTCTTATCGATCTCGACGGTACCCCGAACAAATCCCATCTGGGAGGCAATGCTATTACGGCTGTTTCTCTGGCATGCGCAAAAGCCGGGGCCATGGTCACAGGCGTGGAACTCCATGAATATCTGGGAAAAGGAAGCAATATATTACCAGTGCCGTTAATGAACATCATCAACGGGGGGAAACATGCTGGTGGAAATTTGCGAATCCAGGAATTTATGATCGTTCCAGCAGGTCTGAGAAGCTTTTCAGAGGCGCTGAGGGCAGGTGCTGAAGTTTATCATTCCCTTCGGTCGCTATTGAAGAATAGGTATGGGAGTGTGGCGATCAATGTTGGCGATGAGGGTGGATTCGCGCCGCCGCTTAACACAACGAATGAAGCACTCGACGTACTCATCAAAGCAATCGACTCTGCTGGATATGTGCCAGGAAAGGATGTTTATCTCGCGGTCGATTCTGCAGCCAGTGAATTCTTTTTCAATGGGTTTTATGAATTTGATGGTAAGAGATTCGACGACAACGAGATTGTCGAGTTCTATGAATCTCTTGTCTCGCGATATCCTATTATTAGCTTGGAGGACCCTGTTGAGGAAAACTCATTTGGAACAATGGCAAGGCTAACACGGAAAATTGGAAATTCTGTTCAGGTCGTCGGCGACGATATTTTTGTTACGAATGTCGAACGTCTCGGACGGGGTATAACTGAAGGAGCTGGAAATGCCTTGCTCCTCAAAGTTAATCAGGTCGGTACGATCACCGAGTCTTTTGAAGCAGCGAATCTCGCTTTCAGATCGGGCTACAATGTCGTCGTCAGTCACAGATCTGGTGAAACAGAAGACACATCGATTGCGGATATTGCGGTTGCACTCGGGTGCGGCCAGATAAAAACGGGCGCTCCCGCAAGAGGGGAGAGAACGGCAAAGTATAATCGTCTGCTCCTGATCGAAGAGTTGCTTGGCTCCAGATCAAGATTCCTCGGCGTTGATGCGATCAGAAAGTCGAAGGACTCTCTGAGATGA